The following proteins are co-located in the Polystyrenella longa genome:
- a CDS encoding sulfatase-like hydrolase/transferase yields MAFFSKQAFGLVVLGLLSGQFFTQASLVLAAEPETAATAWGGSPNIVLILSDDQAWTDFSFMGHPDIDTPNLDALSEESFLYPDGYVTTSLCRPSLATLISGYYPHQHGITGNDPPKGTDRNLMLKHIDRIPKLPAMLAEKGYVSFQSGKWWEGAPSRGGFTAGMTHGDTSRGGRHGDEGLKVGRQGMAPVFNFIDSHAGNPFYLWYAPFLPHTPHTPPQRLLDKYTQEGRPIQLAKYYAMCEWFDETCGELVDGLTERGMRENTLIVFVTDNGWIQKTPESKIPPGWRQPFAPRSKRSPNDGGLRTPIFFNWPGVIKPGISETPVTALDVVPTMLAAAGLEKTEAMPGVNLFPEGTPRTDLDDRPLFGEIFEHDLVDIDAPSTSLLYRWVRSDDWKLILPEAENEPVQLYQLADDPHENHNLAAKYPELVVKLTSQINNWWDGRTDNLQ; encoded by the coding sequence ATGGCATTCTTCTCTAAACAGGCATTCGGCCTGGTCGTCCTTGGCCTCTTGTCAGGTCAGTTTTTCACACAAGCGTCGTTGGTGCTGGCTGCTGAACCCGAAACAGCAGCGACCGCCTGGGGCGGTAGCCCGAACATCGTGTTGATTCTATCCGACGATCAAGCCTGGACCGATTTCAGCTTTATGGGTCATCCCGATATCGATACTCCGAATCTCGATGCTCTCTCCGAAGAAAGTTTTCTGTATCCAGATGGCTACGTAACCACCAGCCTATGTCGCCCTTCACTCGCCACTTTGATCAGCGGATACTACCCGCATCAACATGGGATCACTGGGAACGATCCTCCCAAGGGAACGGACCGGAACCTGATGCTGAAACATATCGATCGCATTCCGAAGCTGCCTGCGATGTTGGCAGAAAAAGGTTACGTCAGTTTTCAATCTGGAAAATGGTGGGAAGGTGCACCCAGTCGCGGTGGATTTACGGCGGGCATGACTCATGGTGACACATCCCGCGGTGGCCGTCATGGGGATGAAGGCTTGAAAGTCGGTCGTCAGGGCATGGCCCCTGTTTTCAATTTCATTGACTCCCATGCCGGTAACCCGTTTTATTTATGGTATGCTCCTTTTCTACCGCATACGCCTCATACCCCCCCACAACGCCTCTTGGATAAATACACGCAGGAAGGACGCCCGATTCAACTGGCGAAATATTACGCCATGTGTGAATGGTTTGATGAAACCTGTGGAGAACTCGTCGACGGGTTGACCGAACGAGGCATGCGAGAGAATACGTTAATTGTCTTCGTCACAGACAATGGATGGATCCAGAAAACACCGGAGTCGAAAATTCCTCCTGGGTGGAGACAACCTTTCGCACCGCGATCTAAACGTTCGCCGAATGATGGAGGTTTACGGACTCCCATCTTCTTCAATTGGCCGGGAGTAATTAAACCCGGAATCTCCGAGACACCGGTTACAGCTCTGGATGTCGTACCCACAATGCTGGCTGCGGCGGGTTTAGAGAAAACCGAGGCGATGCCCGGCGTCAATCTGTTTCCTGAGGGAACACCCCGAACCGACCTGGATGACCGGCCACTATTCGGTGAAATCTTTGAACACGATCTCGTCGATATCGACGCCCCCAGTACGAGCCTGCTTTACCGCTGGGTGCGAAGTGACGACTGGAAATTGATTCTCCCGGAAGCTGAGAATGAGCCAGTTCAACTGTATCAATTGGCGGATGATCCTCACGAAAACCACAACCTGGCAGCAAAATACCCTGAACTTGTGGTGAAATTGACCTCTCAGATCAATAACTGGTGGGATGGTAGAACTGACAATCTGCAGTAA